One genomic region from Streptomyces venezuelae encodes:
- a CDS encoding NAD-dependent malic enzyme yields MATAPSVSYSMTVRLEVPASGTAVSQLTTAVESHGGSVTGLDVTASGHEKLRIDVTIAATSTAHADEIVEQLRTIEGVTLGKVSDRTFLMHLGGKIEMASKHPIRNRDDLSMIYTPGVARVCMAIAENPEDARRLTIKRNTVAVVTDGSAVLGLGNIGPMAAMPVMEGKAALFKRFADIDAWPLCLDTQDTDEIVAIVKAIAPGFAGINLEDISAPRCFEIEARLREALDIPVFHDDQHGTAIVVLAALTNALRVVGKSVGDVRVVMSGAGAAGTAILKLLIAAGVKHAVVADIQGVVHADRADLVDAPADSPLRWIADNTNPEGVTGTLKEAVVGADVFIGVSAPNLLGAEDVAAMADGAIVFALANPDPEVDPAAARQTAAVVATGRSDFPNQINNVLVFPGVFRGLLDAQSRTVNTEMMLAAASALAGVVTEDELNPNYIIPSVFNDKVAGAVAGAVRNAAKAASGR; encoded by the coding sequence ATGGCAACGGCGCCCAGCGTCTCGTACTCGATGACGGTCCGGCTGGAGGTTCCCGCGAGCGGAACCGCGGTCTCCCAGCTCACCACGGCGGTGGAGTCCCACGGCGGATCCGTCACCGGCCTCGACGTGACCGCCTCCGGCCACGAGAAGCTCCGCATCGACGTCACCATCGCCGCCACCTCTACGGCCCACGCCGACGAGATCGTCGAGCAGCTGCGGACCATCGAGGGCGTCACCCTCGGCAAGGTCTCCGACCGTACGTTCCTGATGCACCTCGGCGGCAAGATCGAGATGGCGTCCAAGCACCCCATCCGCAACCGTGACGACCTCTCCATGATCTACACCCCGGGCGTCGCCCGCGTGTGCATGGCGATCGCCGAGAACCCCGAGGACGCCCGCCGCCTCACCATCAAGCGCAACACCGTCGCGGTCGTCACCGACGGCTCCGCCGTCCTCGGCCTCGGCAACATCGGCCCGATGGCCGCCATGCCGGTCATGGAGGGCAAGGCCGCCCTCTTCAAGCGCTTCGCCGACATCGACGCCTGGCCGCTCTGCCTCGACACCCAGGACACCGACGAGATCGTCGCGATCGTCAAGGCGATCGCCCCCGGCTTCGCGGGCATCAACCTGGAGGACATCTCCGCGCCCCGCTGCTTCGAGATCGAGGCCCGGCTGCGCGAGGCCCTCGACATCCCCGTCTTCCACGACGACCAGCACGGCACGGCCATCGTCGTCCTCGCCGCCCTCACCAACGCGCTGCGCGTGGTGGGCAAGAGCGTCGGTGACGTACGGGTCGTCATGTCCGGTGCCGGCGCGGCCGGTACGGCCATCCTCAAGCTGCTCATCGCGGCGGGCGTCAAGCACGCCGTCGTCGCCGACATCCAGGGCGTCGTACACGCCGACCGCGCGGACCTCGTGGACGCCCCGGCCGACTCGCCGCTGCGCTGGATCGCCGACAACACCAACCCCGAGGGCGTCACCGGCACCCTCAAGGAGGCCGTCGTCGGCGCGGACGTCTTCATCGGCGTCTCGGCCCCGAACCTGCTGGGCGCCGAGGACGTCGCCGCCATGGCGGACGGCGCCATCGTGTTCGCGCTCGCGAACCCCGACCCGGAGGTCGACCCGGCCGCCGCGCGCCAGACGGCCGCCGTCGTCGCCACGGGCCGCTCGGACTTCCCGAACCAGATCAACAACGTCCTGGTCTTCCCGGGTGTCTTCCGCGGCCTGCTGGACGCTCAGTCCCGTACCGTCAACACGGAGATGATGCTGGCGGCGGCCTCCGCCCTCGCCGGCGTGGTCACCGAGGACGAGCTGAACCCGAACTACATCATCCCGTCGGTCTTCAACGACAAGGTCGCGGGCGCGGTGGCCGGCGCCGTGCGCAACGCGGCCAAGGCCGCGAGCGGGCGCTGA
- a CDS encoding HU family DNA-binding protein, with product MNRSELVAALADRAEVTRKDADAVLAALAETVGEVVAKGDEKVTIPGFLTFERTHRAARTARNPQTGDPINIPAGYSVKVSAGSKLKEAAKGK from the coding sequence ATGAACCGCAGTGAGCTGGTGGCCGCCCTGGCCGACCGCGCCGAGGTGACCCGCAAGGACGCCGACGCCGTGCTGGCCGCTCTCGCCGAGACCGTCGGTGAGGTCGTCGCCAAGGGCGACGAGAAGGTCACCATCCCCGGCTTCCTGACCTTCGAGCGCACCCACCGTGCCGCTCGCACCGCTCGTAACCCGCAGACCGGCGACCCGATCAACATCCCGGCCGGCTACAGCGTGAAGGTCTCCGCGGGCTCGAAGCTCAAGGAAGCCGCCAAGGGCAAGTAA
- a CDS encoding extracellular solute-binding protein: protein MKLPARLAAPAAALLLAGLTATACAPQTSDGKAAADEKSGTLRVWLFQEVSNKPKEQVVAQAVAAFEKRNQGAKVEVEYIPVETRAQRVKAAFNDPKSAPDLIEYGNTDTAGYVKDGGLADISAEFAAWGEAKDTDPTARKSVTVGGKVYGSPLFVGLRALYYRTDVFKELGLTAPKSQAELVATAKKIRKAKPDLYGIAVGGAYTYGAMPFVWAAGGELATENDGSYKAAVNSEAALKGIATYTSLFGDDNCPAAKCAQMGGNATVTAFASGKAAMAIGGDFSHAAVEAGTVKGKYAVVPLPGTAPGSIAPAFAGGNNIGILKSTSHRTLAVDLLKSLTGKDTQGKLFDAMGFLPTYTDVRAAAAQRQPFVKPFIDTLDAGTRFVPASPGWGQIDSSLVLPTMFQEVVSGRKDVKAAADDAAKKMDAAFAPTS, encoded by the coding sequence ATGAAGCTTCCTGCCCGCCTTGCCGCTCCGGCCGCCGCACTCCTGCTCGCCGGCCTCACCGCCACCGCCTGCGCGCCCCAGACCTCGGACGGCAAGGCCGCGGCGGACGAGAAGAGCGGCACCCTGCGCGTCTGGCTCTTCCAGGAGGTGAGCAACAAGCCCAAGGAACAGGTCGTCGCCCAGGCCGTCGCCGCCTTCGAGAAGCGCAACCAGGGCGCGAAGGTCGAGGTCGAGTACATCCCCGTCGAGACCCGCGCCCAGCGCGTCAAGGCCGCCTTCAACGACCCCAAGTCCGCTCCCGACCTCATCGAGTACGGCAACACCGACACCGCCGGATACGTCAAGGACGGCGGACTCGCCGACATCAGCGCCGAGTTCGCGGCCTGGGGCGAGGCGAAGGACACCGACCCGACGGCCCGGAAGTCCGTCACCGTCGGCGGCAAGGTCTACGGCTCCCCGCTCTTCGTCGGCCTCCGCGCCCTCTACTACCGCACCGACGTCTTCAAGGAACTCGGCCTCACCGCCCCCAAGAGCCAGGCCGAACTCGTCGCCACCGCCAAGAAGATCCGCAAGGCGAAGCCCGACCTGTACGGCATCGCCGTCGGCGGCGCCTACACCTACGGCGCCATGCCCTTCGTCTGGGCCGCCGGCGGCGAACTCGCGACGGAGAACGACGGCTCTTACAAAGCAGCAGTCAACAGCGAGGCCGCGCTCAAGGGCATCGCCACGTACACCTCGCTCTTCGGCGACGACAACTGCCCGGCCGCCAAGTGCGCCCAGATGGGCGGCAATGCGACCGTCACCGCATTCGCCTCCGGCAAGGCGGCCATGGCCATCGGCGGCGACTTCAGCCACGCGGCCGTCGAGGCCGGCACCGTCAAGGGGAAGTACGCGGTCGTCCCGCTGCCCGGCACGGCCCCCGGCTCCATCGCCCCTGCCTTCGCCGGCGGCAACAACATCGGCATCCTCAAGAGCACCTCGCACCGCACCCTCGCCGTCGACCTCCTGAAGTCCCTCACCGGCAAGGACACCCAGGGCAAGCTCTTCGACGCGATGGGCTTCCTGCCCACCTACACCGACGTACGGGCCGCCGCCGCACAGCGCCAGCCCTTCGTGAAGCCCTTCATCGACACCCTCGACGCCGGCACCAGGTTCGTCCCGGCGTCACCCGGATGGGGCCAGATCGACTCCTCCCTCGTCCTGCCCACGATGTTCCAGGAGGTCGTGAGCGGCCGTAAGGACGTCAAGGCGGCGGCCGACGACGCCGCGAAGAAGATGGACGCGGCCTTCGCGCCGACGAGCTGA
- a CDS encoding carbohydrate ABC transporter permease, translating into MTTPDTTSATLPAPRGRTRTTGRTPTPAPTRTVRRRTSAWTPWLYLLPALAVIGGLLVYPVYQLGLISFLEYTQAQVSGGEPTYFKGFGNYTALFTDPQFWQVLLATVLFAAACVVTTLAVGCALAVLLTRVRALPRLALMVAALGAWATPAVTGSTVWVFLFDPDFGPVNRLLGLGDFSWTYGRYSAFALVLLEVVWCSFPFVMVTVYAGIKAIPSEVLEAAALDGASQWRIWRSVMAPMLRPILVVVTIQSIIWDFKLFTQIYVMTNGGGIAGQNLVLNVYAYQKAFASSQYSLGSAIGVVMLLILLAVTLVYLRLLRRQGEEL; encoded by the coding sequence ATGACGACCCCTGACACGACCTCCGCCACGCTCCCGGCCCCCCGGGGCCGCACGCGGACCACCGGCCGCACCCCCACCCCCGCACCCACGCGCACCGTCCGGCGCCGCACGAGCGCCTGGACCCCCTGGCTGTACCTCCTGCCCGCCCTCGCCGTCATCGGCGGACTCCTCGTCTACCCCGTCTACCAGCTCGGCCTCATCTCCTTCCTGGAGTACACCCAGGCCCAGGTCAGCGGCGGCGAACCCACCTATTTCAAGGGCTTCGGCAACTACACGGCCCTCTTCACCGACCCCCAGTTCTGGCAGGTCCTCCTCGCCACCGTCCTCTTCGCCGCCGCCTGCGTCGTCACCACGCTCGCCGTCGGCTGCGCCCTCGCCGTCCTCCTGACCCGCGTCCGGGCCCTGCCGCGGCTCGCCCTGATGGTGGCCGCGCTCGGCGCCTGGGCCACACCCGCCGTCACCGGCTCCACCGTCTGGGTCTTCCTCTTCGACCCCGACTTCGGCCCGGTGAACCGGCTCCTCGGCCTGGGCGACTTCTCCTGGACGTACGGGCGGTACAGCGCCTTCGCCCTGGTCCTCCTCGAAGTCGTCTGGTGTTCCTTCCCGTTCGTGATGGTCACCGTCTACGCGGGCATCAAGGCCATCCCGTCCGAGGTCCTGGAGGCCGCCGCCCTCGACGGCGCCTCGCAGTGGCGGATCTGGCGCTCGGTCATGGCGCCGATGCTCCGGCCGATCCTGGTCGTCGTCACCATCCAGTCGATCATCTGGGACTTCAAGCTCTTCACCCAGATCTACGTGATGACCAACGGCGGCGGCATCGCCGGCCAGAACCTCGTCCTCAACGTGTACGCGTACCAGAAGGCCTTCGCCTCGTCCCAGTACAGCCTGGGCTCGGCGATCGGCGTGGTCATGCTGCTGATCCTGCTGGCCGTGACCCTGGTCTACCTGCGGCTCCTGCGACGCCAGGGAGAAGAACTTTGA
- the murA gene encoding UDP-N-acetylglucosamine 1-carboxyvinyltransferase: MTGTDDVLLVHGGTPLEGEIRVRGAKNLVPKAMVAALLGSGPSRLRNVPDIRDVRVVRGLLQLHGVTVRPGEEPGELVLDPTHVESANVADIDAHAGSSRIPILFCGPLLHRLGHAFIPGLGGCDIGGRPIDFHFDVLRQFGATIEKRADGQYLEAPQRLRGCKIRLPYPSVGSTEQVLLTAVLAEGVTELSNAAVEPEIEDLICVLQKMGAIISMDTDRTIRITGVDRLDGYTHRALPDRLEAASWASAALATEGNIYVRGAQQRSMMTFLNTYRKVGGAFEIDDEGIRFWHPGGSLNAIALETDVHPGFQTDWQQPLVVALTQASGLSIVHETVYESRLGFTSALNQMGAHIQLYPECLGGSDCRFGQRNFLHSAVVSGPTKLQGADLVIPDLRGGFSYLIAALAAQGTSRVHGIELINRGYENFMEKLVELGAKVELPGSALV; the protein is encoded by the coding sequence ATGACCGGCACAGACGATGTCCTGCTTGTCCACGGCGGAACCCCGCTGGAGGGCGAGATCCGCGTCCGCGGCGCGAAGAACCTCGTGCCCAAGGCGATGGTCGCCGCCCTGCTCGGCAGCGGTCCCAGCCGACTGCGCAATGTGCCCGACATCCGTGACGTCCGCGTGGTCCGCGGACTGCTCCAGCTGCACGGTGTGACGGTCCGTCCGGGTGAGGAGCCCGGCGAGCTCGTCCTCGACCCGACGCATGTGGAGTCCGCGAACGTCGCCGACATCGACGCGCACGCCGGCTCGTCCCGCATCCCGATCCTCTTCTGCGGCCCGCTGCTGCACCGCCTCGGCCACGCCTTCATCCCGGGCCTCGGCGGCTGCGACATCGGCGGCCGGCCGATCGACTTCCACTTCGACGTGCTGCGCCAGTTCGGCGCCACGATCGAGAAGCGGGCGGACGGCCAGTACCTGGAGGCCCCGCAGCGGCTTCGCGGTTGCAAGATCCGCCTCCCGTACCCCTCGGTCGGCTCGACCGAGCAGGTGCTGCTCACGGCGGTGCTCGCCGAGGGCGTCACCGAGCTGTCGAACGCGGCGGTGGAGCCCGAGATCGAGGACCTCATCTGCGTCCTGCAGAAGATGGGCGCGATCATCTCCATGGACACCGACCGGACCATCCGGATCACCGGTGTCGACCGCCTCGACGGCTACACCCACCGGGCGCTCCCGGACCGCCTGGAGGCGGCCTCCTGGGCGTCGGCGGCGCTGGCCACCGAGGGCAACATCTACGTGCGCGGCGCCCAGCAGCGCTCGATGATGACCTTCCTCAACACCTACCGGAAGGTGGGTGGCGCCTTCGAGATCGACGACGAGGGCATCCGCTTCTGGCACCCGGGCGGCTCGCTCAACGCGATCGCCCTGGAGACGGACGTGCACCCCGGCTTCCAGACGGACTGGCAGCAGCCGCTGGTCGTGGCCCTGACGCAGGCCTCCGGCCTCTCCATCGTCCACGAGACGGTGTACGAGTCGCGCCTCGGCTTCACCTCCGCGCTGAACCAGATGGGCGCGCACATCCAGCTGTACCCCGAGTGCCTGGGCGGCTCCGACTGCCGCTTCGGCCAGCGCAACTTCCTGCACTCCGCGGTCGTGAGCGGCCCGACCAAGCTCCAGGGCGCCGACCTGGTCATCCCCGACCTGCGCGGCGGCTTCTCGTACCTGATCGCGGCACTGGCCGCCCAGGGCACGTCCCGGGTGCACGGTATCGAGCTGATCAACCGCGGCTACGAGAACTTCATGGAGAAGCTCGTCGAGCTCGGCGCCAAGGTCGAGCTCCCCGGCAGCGCGCTGGTCTGA
- a CDS encoding carbohydrate ABC transporter permease → MSPTLFRVRRPGRLAAEAVTLLVAAAVAFPLYWMVLSALKPAGEIQSTEPRPWTLSPSLDSFRRVFDQQEFGRYFLNSLIVAGTVVLASALIAFLAATAVTRFRFRFRTTLLVMFLVAQMVPVEALTIPLFFLMRDFGQLNTLGSLILPHLAFSLPFAIWMLRGFVKAVPEALEEQAQIDGASRTRFLWQILFPLVFPGLVATSVFSFISTWNDFLFAKSFLISDTSQSTLPMALLVFFKPDENDWGGIMAGSTVMTLPVLVFFVLVQRRLVSGLGGAVKD, encoded by the coding sequence TTGAGCCCGACCCTCTTCCGCGTCCGGCGGCCCGGGCGCCTCGCAGCCGAGGCGGTCACGCTGCTCGTCGCGGCGGCCGTCGCCTTCCCGCTGTACTGGATGGTCCTCTCGGCCCTCAAGCCGGCGGGCGAGATCCAGTCGACGGAGCCCCGGCCGTGGACGCTCTCCCCGTCCCTCGACTCCTTCCGGCGCGTCTTCGACCAGCAGGAGTTCGGCCGCTACTTCCTCAACTCGCTGATCGTGGCGGGCACGGTCGTCCTCGCCTCCGCGCTCATCGCCTTCCTGGCGGCGACGGCGGTCACGCGGTTCCGCTTCCGGTTCCGGACGACGCTCCTCGTCATGTTCCTGGTCGCCCAGATGGTGCCGGTCGAGGCGCTCACCATCCCGCTGTTCTTCCTCATGCGGGACTTCGGCCAGCTCAACACCCTCGGCTCGCTGATCCTGCCGCACCTCGCCTTCTCGCTCCCCTTCGCGATCTGGATGCTCCGGGGCTTCGTCAAGGCGGTCCCTGAAGCCCTGGAGGAACAGGCCCAGATCGACGGCGCGAGCCGTACGCGCTTCCTCTGGCAGATCCTCTTCCCGCTGGTCTTCCCCGGCCTCGTGGCGACGAGCGTCTTCTCGTTCATCTCGACCTGGAACGACTTCCTCTTCGCGAAGTCCTTCCTCATCAGCGACACCTCGCAGTCGACCCTGCCGATGGCCCTGCTCGTCTTCTTCAAGCCCGACGAGAACGACTGGGGAGGCATCATGGCCGGCTCGACCGTGATGACCCTCCCGGTGCTCGTCTTCTTCGTACTCGTACAGCGCCGCCTGGTCTCGGGACTGGGCGGGGCGGTGAAGGACTGA
- a CDS encoding YqgE/AlgH family protein, translating into MTEVSSLTGRLLVATPALADPNFDRAVVLLLDHDDEGSLGVVLNRPTPVTVGDILAPWAALAGEPGVVFQGGPVSLDAALGVAVIPGDEGPLGWRRVYGAIGLVDLEAPPELLGPALGSLRIFAGYAGWGPGQLETELGDGAWYVVESEPGDVSSPHPETLWRQVLRRQRGELAMIATYPDDPSLN; encoded by the coding sequence ATGACCGAGGTGTCCTCGCTCACAGGACGGCTGCTCGTGGCCACCCCCGCGCTGGCGGACCCGAATTTCGACCGCGCGGTCGTCCTGCTGCTCGATCACGACGACGAGGGCTCGCTCGGCGTGGTCCTCAACCGGCCGACGCCGGTGACCGTCGGCGACATCCTCGCGCCCTGGGCCGCACTCGCCGGCGAACCCGGAGTCGTCTTCCAAGGCGGCCCCGTCTCGCTCGACGCGGCGCTCGGCGTCGCCGTGATCCCCGGGGACGAGGGCCCCCTCGGCTGGCGGCGGGTGTACGGGGCGATCGGCCTCGTCGACCTGGAGGCCCCGCCCGAGCTGCTCGGCCCCGCCCTCGGCTCGCTGCGGATCTTCGCCGGGTACGCGGGCTGGGGCCCCGGCCAGCTGGAGACCGAGCTGGGCGACGGAGCCTGGTACGTGGTCGAGTCGGAGCCCGGCGACGTCTCCTCGCCGCACCCCGAGACCCTCTGGCGGCAGGTCCTGCGCCGCCAGCGCGGGGAACTGGCCATGATCGCGACGTACCCCGACGACCCGTCCCTCAACTGA
- a CDS encoding DUF3039 domain-containing protein, whose protein sequence is MSTLEPERGAGTGTLVEPTPQVSHGDGDHERYAHYVQKDKIMASALDGTPVVALCGKVWVPGRDPKKYPVCPMCKEIYESMGAGGGDKDKGGKDK, encoded by the coding sequence ATGAGCACTCTCGAGCCCGAGCGCGGGGCAGGTACGGGAACCCTCGTGGAGCCGACTCCACAGGTGTCCCACGGTGACGGCGACCACGAGCGCTACGCCCACTACGTCCAGAAGGACAAGATCATGGCGAGCGCCCTCGACGGGACTCCCGTCGTGGCGCTGTGCGGAAAGGTCTGGGTACCGGGGCGCGACCCCAAGAAGTACCCGGTCTGTCCGATGTGCAAGGAGATCTACGAGTCCATGGGCGCCGGCGGTGGCGACAAGGACAAGGGCGGCAAGGACAAGTAG